The sequence below is a genomic window from Desulfobulbus oligotrophicus.
GCCATTAAACGACTCTTCATGGTACCCGAAACTCACTGTGCAGTTGCGACCGATACGCATATCCTGAGCAATGCGCGCCTCTTTGCCGATCAGGGTGATACCGGTGTACAGATGTTTGGGATATGTCCGGTTAACCACCGTGAGGTTGTCACCATAACCAATCACCGCACCGGCTTCAACCCGAACCCGTTTATCGAGAATCGCCAAATCAACAACCGCGTTCTTTTCAATAACGCAGTCATCAAAGACCACGGAGTTGGAGACCACTGCATCCTTCCCTACCCATACTCCCGGTGAAAGCACAGAGTTGGTGACCGTGCCTTCAATCACACAGCCTGCAGAGATAAGCGATGAACTCACCTTGCTGCCGGACAGAAAGCGGGCCGGAGCCCGATCCATGGGGTGGTCGCCGTATTCCGGATTGGGCCGGATCTCCCATTCCTCCGGTGAAAATTCCGAATCTTCCCGGATAATATCCATATTGGTTTCCCAATAGGACTGGATTGTCCCCACATCGCGCCAGTAGCCGTAAAAGGGATAGGCATAGACACGGTCTTCATTGATGGCCCGCGGGATGATATCCATACCGAAATCCACCTCTTGCCGATCCCGGGCCAGGGTGCGGAGCAGGTAGGCGGTATCAAACACATAAATACCCATGGAGGCGAGGTTGGTCCGCGGTACCTTGGGTTTTTCTTCCCAGTCGATGATCCGGTTTTCATTGTCAATGATGCCGGCACCGAACTGATGAATATCCTTTTTGGGGACCACCATCATGCCGATGGTGATGTCGGCCCGTTTATGCTCGTGATAGGAGAGCATGGCATCAAAGT
It includes:
- a CDS encoding glucose-1-phosphate adenylyltransferase family protein, whose amino-acid sequence is MRESGDALVLLLAGGIGSRLNLLVGRRAKPAVPFGGIYRIIDFSLSNVMNSGLTRVGVLTQYKPLSLMAHIGDGAAWDFTGRTRGIKILPPRTGEKDADWYQGTADAIRQNIDFILANPSEQVVILSGDHIYRMDFDAMLSYHEHKRADITIGMMVVPKKDIHQFGAGIIDNENRIIDWEEKPKVPRTNLASMGIYVFDTAYLLRTLARDRQEVDFGMDIIPRAINEDRVYAYPFYGYWRDVGTIQSYWETNMDIIREDSEFSPEEWEIRPNPEYGDHPMDRAPARFLSGSKVSSSLISAGCVIEGTVTNSVLSPGVWVGKDAVVSNSVVFDDCVIEKNAVVDLAILDKRVRVEAGAVIGYGDNLTVVNRTYPKHLYTGITLIGKEARIAQDMRIGRNCTVSFGYHEESFNGSKVLADGQSA